The nucleotide sequence AAATGTTTCCAATAAGAAGAACCCCGTCAGAAATAGTGTGCTCTTCCATCAAGACAATGTGTTACTGCTCATCGGGTGGCCTATGAGATTTCTTCACGACGACAACGTCAAAGTGATTCCTCGTGTTTCTTACTCGACTGACCATGCACCTATCACCGATTTTCCAACGTTGAACGTTGAAGGACACTCTCCGTGTGGTCGCTGTTCTTCATTTCCCAGTCTACCGTACAGTACACAGTTCCTTGCATCGAGAAGCATTTCTCAGTTGGTAAAACAGATCCCTGAAGAATCGTTAACAACGACATATGGGATCATGGCGTCGAAACGTTTTCAAAAATGGCTACCTAACCTATATACAGGGATAAATATCTTGAGTTTCAGTTTTCTAAtggaaaaatcttttttctttctttttttttcgcaaaaaAAGAATCACTTAATCGCATTAAAGTACCTTAGAAATTCAATGGATAGTATGAACATACTATGTATATGTCTGTTAAATAAAAGCGAACTTACTTCGCATAACGTTTGCAGTTTACAATTGGATAGTCCTCGCGGAAACACTTCGTGTCCAAAACATTGAAGTAGAGGAACCCGATCTTACTAGCAATTTTGTCACCCGAACGCTGGAGGCAGTCATAGAACTTCTCGTCGCAGGAACAATGCAACCTTACGCCACCGTCGTTGGTCACCGGAGGAACGGTGAAGggttaaattattgaatatcgATAAAGGGAGGACTTGGAATACGCGCGACAACCTCTCATATCCCGTGGGAGAACAGTAAGTAGATCCCAAAAGATTATCTTTCGTCACGCGAAACTCGCTTTTGAtactatcatatatatatatacacacacacatatatatatgtatatatatatatataaaatatcgtacCAACGCTCGTGTCAATTTACGATAGAATatgttgaattttaataacgtatttaataataataataataataataataataataataataataataatagtaataataataatagtaataataataataataataataataataataataataaaagaagtcGTCCGTTATTGGCCAgcataaatttgttaaataaatccTTATAAATTTCACATTCTCTTATTCCGACATATATAACAtgctatattataaatttatttatttcagtagattaaatattatatggatttacgtatctatatatttgttagACCCATCAAAACTGTCGTTattcgaagaaggaaaggaaaaatcgGAAATAATCAGAAAATCAATGGCCGACTATAATAAATGTTGAAGCAAACGTAGCTAATCACGATGTAATGGCCAATAACTTTTGGCTTCTCTACCGGGGCCGAAAAAGAGGACAAAAACAGAaggactaaaaaaaaaaggaattaaaaaagattaatccTTTGTTTATGACACTCAAATTGTATCTGCTAGCGATCACTATGCCCGAGTTTCATTGCGATTCATTTATTCCAGTTCGTTGGAACGAACTAATAAACGATGCAACGTAGACGACACGTCGCTGCGTCTGCACGCGTGTAAACGACACGCGTAATGATGACACGAGCGGTAGAATATGGAAGCAATAAAAGTAACGTCGCTCGATAATCCACGGGATGTGTGGACGACAAGCAAACAATATAGTGGATACGTATAGTACGTATACGTGTTAAACTCGTTAATCAAtcattaatacattttttaagaaagtacaaataaaaattactcgTTCGAATATGATCAGAATCATaagtacgaaagaagaagattcgacgaagaatgatcgatcgatctatagaTCGACTTATTGTGTCttacacgcatatacatatataaaatataatatatgtatcatcgatcaatatttatatatgagcGCGAGGTATCacgaaacaaggaaaaaattgatatcgtCTTGGGATAATTcgttcgaagagagaaagagagagaaaaaataaaaaaaaaagaaaagaaaagaaaaagtggtaAAGACGATATTTCGGATCTCATCGTTTCAATTcctttaaagaaacaaaacgataCTATAGTTACGAATAAGCGCTGAAATGAAAGGCTGTTCCACCTTGTATAGATGGAAGGGTTTGTCAGATTGTGCTTGGTCATCATAGCCTCGATAATATCGTCGCAATAATCGTGCTCGCGGCAGCAAGCATCGGTCTCGGCGAATCGCCCAAGATCGTCGTAATCCGTCGCAATGTTTCCGCTTCCGCACCACTTTGTTCCtgaggataaagaaaagataaaagagaaaaagaaaaatatatctatatatatatacatacatatatatatatatatatagatatagatataaagaCGAACCGAAAgagagtacgagagagagagagagagagagagagagagagagagagaaataaaaggttAAAAGAGAACAATACTGTCTTATAAAAATCGTcgtagagaaagataaatctaGTCCTTCCAATCTCACCTGGAAAGATCAAATTCAAGGGACGACGTGTACTTTCTCGTAGATCGTTGCTGTCTGGAACTTCAATGCCGGGAAAGCCGGTTTCGATAACCCAACcgtgtatgaaaaaaaaattagggaggaaaagaaaatatatcggaAGGTGGATGAAATCGAAGACACGTAACATTCTCGTTCGAGCTCGTAcaacttttcctctttttttttttgtctctctctcttctttttccttcgagtgaggggaataaaaaagagattatatatatatatatatatatacacgtgtatacgtatatatatatatatttttttatacaaataatgatACGTTACGCAGAAGTAAAAAGGTATACGAGCTTCTAGTTTATATAGATAGATCAAAGAGGATAtcacccttcttttttctatctcagtACGACCCATTTTTCGTTGATCTAATCGGACGAATTGCGCGTATGCCCTACGAAATAGGCGACCGCTGTGTTAAAGCGGATATCGTCCTTCTTCCCCTTGCATCCAGTTAAAGATAGTCGAAAGATATCAGAGGAAGTCAGTATGTATATCTCGAAACCCCGTCGttcttgtcttcttcttcttcttcttcttcttcttcttcgtcgttgtcgttgtcgtcgtcatcgtcgttctaCTCGTCCTCGTCGACCCTTGGGTAAAATCGACGATGTGGTAAGTAGACGTTAGTTGGAATGGGTCACGAAGCAATCCGTAGAATTTACAAACCCTCCAtgttgtgtatatgtatatatgtacgtgtgtgggTCGACGAAAATCGATAAGCTTTcccctcgtttctttttctttttctctctctttccttctctctctctctctctctctctctttcatatacatacaaatgcGAGCGTACGCGCACATACatccatctatttatttatctctctcactcttctaGTCTGTGTGTCTGGCTTTAACGACGTACGAGCATTCTGGTGCTCCAAGACTTGAAGCGAACTTCAACTACTTCGAACTAAGTTTTCGTGCAATCGAGCGAAActgttatattaaaattccaGATCTTCACGCGAACCTTCGCTATGTTCATTGTGGTTACGTTTAGGAATGAGGATacattaaaatcaattttgcGTTGGTCCACGGACCCGAAAATCCTACCGGATATCTGGATTCCAGGATACCCGAATAAATGTTTGCTTAATAATCAACGTGCATTTCATTCCGCAAGTTCTCCAATCGACGCCATCTCTGATTATTACAACGGATTATCCATTGGAAGATTATACTCATCGTTCGGTGAGAAAAATGCTTCCacatttaattacaatatttttttctagtttCTCGTAAGTTAAATTAAGATCGATCTTCTCGAATGAAAGCATGAAAGCTATGAAAGCAACGGTACGGTCGTTTAACGATCATATGAGATATCTCTGATATGAGATACTCATATgtcgaaatatatacatatttaagtaggtatatatttagatatgtatatatttatatatacacatagatatgtatacctagttatatatacacgtatacgcaTATTACAAATATCTAACAGAAATTCTATCGCCGTTCTAACGTTCTACTAACGCGCTTATGCTACTAAAATACGCGCTCGAAAGCATTTTCGACCTCGTTTCTCCTTcgatattacaataaattatcttGCTAATTGGACGGAAGTGAGGAAATATACCCTCGAATATCACAGGAGCACTGTGAAAAATCGATGAGATTAGTTAAGTTGAAAATTGCTGAAGTAAGGCTACTGACTACAAATTAGGCTCACACTTTAAGGCTTTACCTcttacaaaaaagagagagagggaggaagagagagaaagagaaagagagagagagagagagagagagagagagagagagaatgataaaaataaactttcaTCCGCGATAcgcaacattttttttcgataagcAATAACATCTACCTTTCTCTACGAATGTTTATTACGTTTATCTAATTACACGAGATAATTGTGAAcggtaatataaataaaactattttattaCCTGGAGAGTATTTGTTCTTtggggaaaagagagaagcgtAGTGGAATAACAGTGTATCGATTGAACGGAAAGGATTCAATGACGTTTTTAAGGTTTTAAGCTAGAATAGCACAATAATCTCTGATGTATTTTATTCCCAATGGaaacaggaaaagaaagaaaaaacagagagaaaaagagagagaaagaaagagagagagagagagaagaagaaaaatgaactgATACAATAATTAAAGGAAACCCATTCGATTTTACTTTGCATAAAATTACATAGCAGAGCGTAAcgtatatattagaaaagcATCTAAAGTAAGTACTTGTACATTACAttgcgattaaaaataatttcacggAATAATACGTTCTTtgttggagagagagaaagagagagagagaaagagagagagagagagagagagaagtgaaagaaaaaagaaaaaaaaaagaaaaagaaaaaaaaaacgaataagtgATATTACGATTCGTTAATGTATCTCCGATAGATAATATTTCGAGCAAAACAAAACGTTACgttttattatgtaaaatcCGTGATAGAGTATGTATAACGTAAAACGCGGTACATAAAATCTTGGCAAATGCGATTCGATGGGATCGGTATTTGCGTCGCAAAAtggaaaattcatttatagAGAAATTTAAGTTCTTTCATCGATGGGAAATTAAACGTACCTACtaacacgcatacacatataaacgtatacatatagacaTAATACCTATACGTaactaatataaaaatcgatcgaataaattctACATTTTCGTAGAAtgcaaagagaaacgaaattcTTCTCGATTATTGGCAAACGATAAAATTCTGAAGATTCGGACAAAGAAAGTGTTTGATGTTGCGTGGTCCGACATAACCTTCTTGACGACGACCACATTCACTTAACCAGACATAAACAGCGGTCACTACTGTCTCTGAAACCGGTGGACCGATACCGTCtattttaaaaaaactttTCAGTTGATTCTTATCGATTcgtttttccattcttttaataaactCTTCGACCGGATCGCacggaggtggaggaggtgtaGGAATAGGTTCCTCCATTTTGGTACACGTACAAATGTCGCTAATAACGTCAACGAATTCATCCGAAGGAAGTGCTTCCATTCTCTCCATAGAAGGATACCATTCATCTTCAAAATCAACTATAGCGTCCCGATCGAAAATCGTATCATCTAGATACAAATCCTGTTGATCCTGTTGTTCTTGAACTTCTTGTTCTTTACGTTCGACTTTCTCAGGCtcctcttctactttttccttATCGGCAGCCATCTAAGCTCAGAAGGAGAGTTATGAaagtctatctatctctttctctacatacatatatacgtataaatacgtTTCTCGATCAATTCCGTAACGTAGTTTACGTTGAGTTACGTTACGTTTAACGTCGTATACACGACGACGTTAAACTCTTACTAGATGTCGacgatgttaaaaaaagaaaaaaaaagaaaaaaaaaacgaaactgTTTCATAATGTACTAATACCATCGAGAATTATTTCCATGCTGGCTTTACGAACTAGATCGTAAAGGCAAGGTTAATCGCGACTGTAAAACCGGTAGTTAACGGCGAACCACCGTCGTTTTCTATAACTAcctgtatatacgtattcctcttttttttttcttccttccttcctttctttcattctttcttttatttttttatttttatatatttctttttatttatttctttttactttttatcctCTACCATATAACATCGTTttaagagagatgaaagtttaTCGAAAACACTTTGTCGAAGGTTTACGGATCGTTgtcatatttttcatcgacgaGTGTTTAACGATACTTCCTTCATACGAAGGATAGGTTTATACAAcgagatgaaaaagataaatgatgAAACACTAtgatatcaaaaaagaaaaaaagaaagaaaagaaaaatatatatatataaaaaccaTCTCGTTTAAGAGTCTTCAACAGAATACAACAACACGAATTCAAAGTCTCCGCTTTGAGAGAATCCGCGTGGCAAATATAACCTACTAGTTGACCCTATTTTCTCGTCTCTTAGgtacattattttctttttatttattcgtttactcattcatttatctttcttcttttctcttatgtacttcatacattttatttttatatttatattcgaactACAAACCTCAACTACTTCGATATCCTCCGCTTCCTTAGCCGAATCATCGATCGTCTCGACCTCATTGGCAATTTTCGTTTCCCGATCAGTTTGTTCCAAACCTTGTGAGGTCTCATCGTTTGTGAGATTCTTCGTATCAGTTTCCTCTTTGTTTCTAACATCTCTCTCTAACATTTCTCTAGTTTCAACCGTTTCCTCCACTTTGCTTTCAATctcatccttctttttctcgaccACTGGCTCTTCTTTTACATTCTCGATGGACGAACTTAGAATGCTCCTTTCCTCCTCCTGAGCGAATACAACACGCACTTAACTCGAGTCAAACCGTTCAACGAAGCGTAAACACTACAAGACGTCACAAGCTTAAAAGATGACTACAGAGTGTCTCTTTCGACATTGAACGAGTATAATGGATTTGTcgaaaacgatttttcttttttcttttttttctatctcttttactcgAGTACTTTGTCAAGACTTTTGTAACGATGTTAACATTACTCAAAtgtctatttaattattttctttcttcgttatcgataatcgatatttatgtacaaaatatatatatatataatataaagagaaatattttccacCCTCTAACCCTCTTCAACCCCTTCACCAAAAACAAATATGTTTCTTACGACTCCTATTAGTTTGCTGTTcgttttgttaatatttttcgttcttatttttatttttattctacgtTTTGTTATCAGTTTAATCAGAGattatttcaacaaaaaagatatatactaacgacgagataaaatattgaaCCAATCGTGGACACGAGTTAtagattatagatatatagtagTAGGTATGATATAACGGAGTTACGATTCGTTGTCCAATTTCGAGgaaatattttagttttattctGTTATAATTAACCGGTTGAAATTGTATGCTTGGATAATAATGGAAAGGGGAGAGGTTAGAGGGAAAACTGTACGTTCTCCGTGCTTCGCCATGACAAATAAACCGTTAATGGATTTAATATTTGCGATAACGTATGAAATGACAAACGAAAAGTTTTTGGTACGAACGGTTAATTGAtattagatttaattaatcgtaacTTCCATAGAAAAACGAAACTAAACTTCGCGAAATCCCTGTTGAATGTAcgatagagatggagagatagagaaatagaaaaacagagagagagagacagagagagagagagagagagagagagagagaaatatcaaagagaaTTATAACGTGTAATATATCCATTTATCTTTcgactattatttatattatatatattgtttataaaacgattaaaatttgttatattaataatataaataatattaatttgacTAAATATTActgatagagagaaacagagatagagaaagagatatatcaaGGAAAGTTATAAGATGTAGTATATCcatttatctttcaaatattatttatattatatacatatatatatacatatatacatataaatatataacataaatatatatatatctatgttataagttataataaatatattatttataaaataattaatgattatatatatgttaataatatagataatattaattcgattaataaatattctacacttgtataatatatctattgatctttcgaatattatttatattatattatatatatttatatatatatatacacacacacaaaaatatatataacataaatatatatatatatatatatacatatcgtttataaaacaattaataattataaacgtcatatcgataatataaataatattaattcgacTATAACATTATTTCCACTATCATTTCtacgaataagaaaataatttgaccATTTAAACGACGTCGAACGTAACGAAAGTACTTATGATATCGAACAAAATAATCACTTATTTAAtccgataataaaaaaaaaactcgaaaTACCTCGTCTCCTCTTTCCTGAAATTCCATTGCACTCTTCGGTCTATAAGAGATCGTTGAATCTGACCACGGATACAtttcgaaaaatgaaacgtCAGTGCACGGAGGATAGAATAATTCCTCTTCTTCGATAAtttcctcatcctcttctttcaTCATTATCGATGGACAGATACAACCGCTGCAGTCAAGATTCGCAAGATATCCATAAAGATTGGTAAAGTTACGAAGAGGTATCATCGCAGAACCGCCTTCAGGCTCCTCCGTCAGTAGCTCGCAGATGTAAATCATGGTATCCGTTAAATTCTAAGGCAAGCGATGCAAGAAACCCCTCACCCATTCAAGGTTTGATTTTATCGAtccgatcgaccgatcgagaATTATGTTAATccgttagaaagaaaaaatgttcatttctcgatcgttaaaactacgatattatcatcgatatattcgatatacttcgaagatatattatgtatatagaatatatataaatataaaatataatatatatttatattaaatataaagatattatatataaagtttatgtgtaaaacaaatagaaacaaatagaacgaatagaaatgaaataaataagatttcaAAGATAGTGTTCGAAGAAGTCGAATTAAAAtctttagattttctttttctgagaATATTCGATATTCCTGGGAATTACTTACGTCGGCCAATAATCCACACGCTATAGCTAGAAAGCGATAAAAGTCGCAGTTCCAATCTCCCTTTAGGAATCCACCGACCAAACATATCTGATAAAGACTAGTCTCACTTAAATCGATACCTTGCCAATGTTCTAGAATAGCTCTCAAGGGGACTTTGTTTACGTGACCAAATCTGTTTAATAGAGTCTTCAAATATCCAGGAGTGATACCGGACGGATG is from Vespula vulgaris chromosome 22, iyVesVulg1.1, whole genome shotgun sequence and encodes:
- the LOC127071503 gene encoding uncharacterized protein LOC127071503, coding for MTSKNPLYNIYCPEQIHVPVTFPYILKLYAKAAIRTQPYDLLKWTAAYFRALANKEVPPVKERLEYPPFEHPSGITPGYLKTLLNRFGHVNKVPLRAILEHWQAIACGLLADNLTDTMIYICELLTEEPEGGSAMIPLRNFTNLYGYLANLDCSGCICPSIMMKEEDEEIIEEEELFYPPCTDVSFFEMYPWSDSTISYRPKSAMEFQERGDEEEERSILSSSIENVKEEPVVEKKKDEIESKVEETVETREMLERDVRNKEETDTKNLTNDETSQGLEQTDRETKIANEVETIDDSAKEAEDIEVVEMAADKEKVEEEPEKVERKEQEVQEQQDQQDLYLDDTIFDRDAIVDFEDEWYPSMERMEALPSDEFVDVISDICTCTKMEEPIPTPPPPPCDPVEEFIKRMEKRIDKNQLKSFFKIDGIGPPVSETVVTAVYVWLSECGRRQEGYVGPRNIKHFLCPNLQNFIVCQ